The DNA segment TTCCCCAACACATTCTTCACGCAGCATCACAGGCTCTCAGCAAATTTATCACGCGCCAAGGTCCTGTATTAAGCCTATACCAAAATTGGGAGAGTTTTGTCGTATCAGTCCTATGGGGTGTCCTTGCCCTGATTTGGGGGTACTGAGCTCTTATCATGTTTGAGTATCTCTCCAACCCTGAGGTTGAAGAACAGGTCCCTGACCCCAGGAAGCTTGGTCAACAAAGGGGCTTGAAGAGTTAGGGAACAGTTCAGTGTAAGTGAACACAGTTCAGTCATCTCATGCATGGGCTCAGAAACCcgccctttttaattttttttctttttaggaccgcacctgcagcttacagaggttcccaggctagggggtagaaccagaggagctgcagctgccggcccgcaccacagccacagcaatgctggatccaagccacatcttcaacctacgctgcagcttgtggcaatgctggatccttcacccactgagcgaggccagggatcaaacccgcatcctcatggatactaatcaggttcttaacccacggagctacaatgggaactcctcaggtcttttaaaataaaagttgtatTTCCCTTGCCCCACAGCCTATATCTGTTTTTCCCCGGGAGGGAAGAAACCTGATTTTTCTGAGCACATCCTGCGTGCTGGGTACTCTGTGAATGAGGATGCCTGGATCAGCCTGGGAGATGACAGGAGATGCTCTGGTCGCAGATGGTCAAACAGGGGCTGGCAGGGGGAGGTGTCCTGGCTAGGGCTGTGGGCAGCAAAGACAGCCAGGCCTGTGCTCTCACCACGGCCTCACCCTGCCTTTCCGACAATAGAGCCTTGGGGCCCCTCACAGGCAGCTGCTGAGCTGCCCAGGGAAGCTTAGAGGAGCTGCAGGAGTTTCTTTCCTGAGGATGGTGGAATCAGGGGAGGGCAGCCCAGGACAGGGGACAGACAGTGGACAGGCGCCCTCCTCACTCTCAAGAGCACTTCCCGTGCACGCTCGGGTTCACACTTTCTGGCCCTCACCTATTTCCCCACGCGCACTCGCACTTGACCTCGGGCTTTTGCAAAATCTCCTTTGTGAAGGGAGAGAGTGAGCCGGGCTGCCAGCAATTATGTCCAGTCCCCATCAGTGGGGATGGATGTTACTTGAATACCAGTGTGACAACTCACTCTCCAGCTGTCCCCGcccctaaatacacacacacactcactctggGGCTGACAGTTATTTCCTCCCTAAGCCTCactcccctgcctctgcctgcctctgctgCCAGGAGCTGACTACCTCCGGGGCTGGAATCCTGCGCTCCCTCTGTGCCCAGGTAAGGAGGCGGTGGCCCAGGGGCTGGGCAGTCTCAGTGCCCTCTCTGGACCCACGAGAGGAGGCACCATTTTATGAGGGGGGAGGGCTGTAATCAGCTAGGATGGCACAGAGTCGGGTTGACCAAAGACTGGAGGAGACTTACTGCTGCGAGGAAGAGAGGACTAGATTTTCTTAGGTAATAACCAGATGCCAAGCACAGTGGCAAACCATTCAAGCTTCTCTCTCCAGGCTCATGAGCAATCTGGGTCTGAGGGGCACACGCGTCTTAAGGTAACTGACCCAAATTCCTCCAGCCGGGAAGTCCagaagctgggattcaaatccaggtctctGACACCAGAAGCTTGCgttctctgcccccagcccccagcccccagccccctgcccaaaCAGGACGCTCGCTCCTGGCCTCCCTGGGAATCTTGGGAGGCTGGGAGCCAGACTCCATCCGGTCAGTCTGGGTGTATCCCCAGGATACAGCGGAGTGTGCTCTGTGAGCACCCCCATGGGACTTAGGCTGGGCTAAAGGGAACATTTCAGCACAAGAGGGACCGGCATGGGTCCATCTTCTGGGTATAGAGTTCCCACTCCCCCACGGCAGCTGAGGGACCCTGGGCAAGTTGCTGTgcttctctgaacctctgttGTATCTTTTGGAAACTGAGGTCTCACGGGATCATTGTGAGTGTAATTGCCCTGCAAGTTCCAAAGCTTAGAAAATACGAGTGTTCTCAGGCAGCCACAGGGACAATagctcccctcccacccacctgcAGGTCCCTAGCTCCAAGCGACTCACCTGCCCAGGAAATTCTAGGTTGAtaccccagcccctcaccctaCAAAGGACTTTGGTCCCTGCAGAAGGTTACGGATTTTCTCATCCTGGCCACGTGCCTCCCCTGGAAAAGTGAATACTGAAAAccatctccccctcctcctccactttcCTTCGCTTCTTTCTCTATCATTTCTTGCTAAAAGCAGAGGTAGAAGAGAGAGGACCACTCCTCCACATGCCCGTACTTTGGGGGTGGCTTTAAGCAAGTGATTCAAACACTTgagtctcagtttcatcatctgcaaaatgggatggAGGAGCACCTTTCTTCTAGGGCCACGGGCTGGAGAACACCAGCCCTGGCGTGGCAGGAGGGACCCAGAACAATCTGAGTTCCCAACCCCTGCCACTTGTCAATCCCCTACCTCCTGCAGacatcctcccaccccaacctccTCTGCCCTCACTGATCTCCACGGGCTCCACGTCGGATGGTCGAGGGTTCCTGATGAGGCTGTGGGTGCACACGTCTGGCATGGCTGCACATCTGGCTGGAGGCTGGCTTCCCCAGTACTCAGCTGAGTAGTTGCTCAACAAATGGCTGTTGAATGATTGTGAGagtgagtgaacaaatgaatgaacagggCTGGGTTTCCTGGGGCTGGCAGAGCGGTTGTGGCTGCCCCGGGCAGGGAAGAGGTGGTTTGGCCTTACTGGGCCTCCAGAGCCCAAATCTGGTAGTTCCTCCCTCCAGCTCTTTCTGTGCTCTTATCTTATTTCCTCTTGAACTAGTGAAGGGGGGCTGGTTCCACTGTTTGCAATTAACACACCCAACCAGCCACCACTGTGGAAGTGAAGGGCCACACAGAGGATCTGCAGAGAGGCAAGACTTGGGGGTGCTATGGGTgggttggggtggtggtggggtgcaTCCCTTAAAGGCACAGACCCCGCCTTCCAgtcctacccccccaccccagctggacCCTCCTGCCCTTGACTGGAGCCCCACTCATGGCCCCAGTGCTCCGGGGACTGGGAAAAGAAGTCCTGGAGAGCCTGACCTTGGTTCCTATTTCTCCAAGTGATCTTAGGCCATCTGCTTAAAATAATCACAATGCCACTGATGTAGTGCTTGCTTACTTAATGCTTACTGCATGGCCGGCTCTGTCTGAAATGCTTATAcataactcatttaattctccccaCAATTCAATGACTTAGTTCCTGTGTTGCAGGAGGAAACAGGCTCTGGAAGGTTAAGTGGCTGGCCCAAGGCTGCACAGTTGAGCCCCTGGGGGAGCTGGGCTCTTAGCCCACCTTGCTGCCCTCCCTCAACTTCACTGCTCCCCAGAGGCCTCATCTCTAACACTCATGGGTCAGAGTCCCATCTCCCGGCCAGGGTCCCCTGTTGTCCTGCACCGCCCACCTCAGGCCTTTTTCCCCCCTCCGCAGAGCCCACCATGTTGGCCAATGTCACGATGAAGCCGCTCTGTCCCATCCTGGAGCAGATGAGCCGCctgcaaagccacagcaactccagcaTCCGCTACATCGACCACGCGTCGGTGGTGCTGCACGGGCTGGCCTCGCTGCTGGGCCTGGTGGAGAACGGACTCATCCTCTTCGTGGTGGGCTGCCGCATGCGCCAGACCGTGGTCACCACCTGGGTGCTGCACCTGGCGCTGTCTGACCTGCTGGCCACGGCCTCCCTGCCCTTCTTCACCTACTTCCTGGCCGTGGGCCACTCGTGGGAGCTGGGCACCACCTTCTGCAAGCTGCACTCCTCCATCTTCTTCCTCAACATGTTCGCCAGCGGCTTCCTGCTCAGTGCCATCAGCCTGGACCGCTGCCTGCAGGTGGTGCGGCCCGTGTGGGCGCAGAACCACCGCACGGTGGCCGCGGCCCACAAGGTCTGCCTGGTGCTCTGGGCGCTGGCGGTGCTCAACACCGTGCCCTACTTCGTGTTCCGGGACACCATCAAGCGCCTGGACGGGCGCATCATGTGCTACTACAACGTGCTGCTCCTGAACCCCGGGCCCGACCTCGACGCCACGTGCAACTCGCGCCAGATGGCCCTGGCCGTCAGCAAGTTCCTGCTGGCCTTCGCCGTGCCGCTGGCCATCATCGCCTCGAGCCACGCGGCCGTGAGCGCGCAGCTGCGCCAACGCGGCCGCCGACGGTCCGGCCGCTTCGTGCGCCTGGTGGCGGCCGTGGTGGCTGCCTTTGCGCTCTGCTGGGGGCCCTACCACGTGTTCAGCGTGCTGGAGGCGCGCTCGCACTCGAATCCGGAGCTGCGGCCGCTCGTGTGGCGCGGGCTGCCCTTTGTCACCAGCCTGGCCTTCATCAACAGCGTGGTCAACCCGCTGCTCTACGTGCTCACCTGCCCCGACGTGCTGCGCAAGCTGCGGCGCTCGCTGCGCAGCGTGCTGGAGAGCGTGCTGGTGGACGACAGCGAGCTGGGTGGCGGGggcagcagccgccgccgccgtcgcGCCTCCTCCACCGAcgcctcctccgcctcctcttCGCTGGGCAGCCGCCGCCTGCCCCAGCACGTGCCCGCGCGCTTGTTCCGCTGGCTGGGGGGCAGCCGTGCAGCGCCCCCGCGGAGGGACCGGGCCCGATCCCAGGAGGAGCGGGGCCCCCTGAACCGGGCGCTGAGCACCACCTCGGGGTAGGGGGCGCGGGGCCCGGAATCGCCCGGCTCCGCTCGAGCCAGTCTCCGGGGGAGGCAGCAGCAGAGAGCGACCTTGCCCGAAGCAGCTTCCCGAGGGCCCCAGGAAAATGTAGCTGAAGAccagggcccaggaatctgtattttaaagtgTCCCAAGTGactcagtacatttttttttttttcttacagaaacaaaatgagttagggcagtgcttctcaaactttattgTGAGGGGGTCACCCAGGGACCCTGTCTGATTGGGCGGGGACTTGGGTGCTgattctgcatttctcacaaTAGGAGACTATGTCAGGACTCCGGTGCCTGGACTACTGGTAGGAACAAGGGGTTAAAGTCCTAAGACTTCTCAAACTGGGGTGCACAGGATGTATCTCCCTGGGGCTCAGATTTAGCAGATGATGGgtagggtggatttttttttttttctctcgctttttagggacactcctgcagcatatgcaagttcccaggctaggggtggaatcagagctgtagctgcgggcctacaccacagccacagccacacaggacccaagctgtgtctgtgacctacaccacagctcagggcaacactggatccttaacccactgagcaaggccagggattgaaaccccatcctcatggatactagccagatttgtttccgctgtgccccaatgggaactcctccttggggTGGATTTTTAAAGTAAACCAGTGGTGGATTTTTGGAGTATGAAGTGAGAGGAAAGATTTGGGCAGCACTGTTCTGTTCTGACCTCTTCGCTTGGCCGTTACTGCGCTAGACTTTATCCCACAATAATCTGGAAGGCAGGTTCATTAGCCTCGCTTTTTTACAAAAGGTGCAAACTGAGGTGCAGGGAGGTTAGGGAACCTGCCCAAGGTACTAACCACGAGGCGTTCCCTGTTCAAATACTATTACCCAAGGTCTTTAAGACAGCAGCTGTCTGGGAGCTCACCACCACCCATCTGACCCAGCACTGTTAAGACAGGGAAAAAGCAAGCGGTGCTGTGGTCAGATGCTTGGGAAACCTGGGCTAAACAAAGTGCAAAGGGCTTCTTTACTGAAGGTCTTCAGTGCTTCTATGTGCCTGGCAGCCTCTGAGACCAAAGCCTGTGATGTCTCCTGGCTAATCTGACGCACGTGCCAGCCTGGAGTTCCATGGGATGAGCCCCCCTCCCACCACTTCCGTCATCCCTGGATCTGTGCAGCACCCACCTCCTGAGCACACAGGAGCTGGGCAGCTCTAACCCTCACTCTGTAAGAGTGAGGGTAACCTGCTGCCCGATGTCCACAGTCCCACGTCTGTTTAGCTCTGCTTCCCAGGGCCTGATGCAGAGTTGGCGCCGGTACACGTTTGGTGGATGAAATGTTAGTGGGAGAGCTGGGTGGAGAAATTCCCTTGGGATCTCAGTCCAGGGCTCCCAGTGCTTACTCCCAGTGCCAGGCAGGCC comes from the Phacochoerus africanus isolate WHEZ1 chromosome 4, ROS_Pafr_v1, whole genome shotgun sequence genome and includes:
- the PTGDR2 gene encoding prostaglandin D2 receptor 2, which encodes MLANVTMKPLCPILEQMSRLQSHSNSSIRYIDHASVVLHGLASLLGLVENGLILFVVGCRMRQTVVTTWVLHLALSDLLATASLPFFTYFLAVGHSWELGTTFCKLHSSIFFLNMFASGFLLSAISLDRCLQVVRPVWAQNHRTVAAAHKVCLVLWALAVLNTVPYFVFRDTIKRLDGRIMCYYNVLLLNPGPDLDATCNSRQMALAVSKFLLAFAVPLAIIASSHAAVSAQLRQRGRRRSGRFVRLVAAVVAAFALCWGPYHVFSVLEARSHSNPELRPLVWRGLPFVTSLAFINSVVNPLLYVLTCPDVLRKLRRSLRSVLESVLVDDSELGGGGSSRRRRRASSTDASSASSSLGSRRLPQHVPARLFRWLGGSRAAPPRRDRARSQEERGPLNRALSTTSG